From Microcystis aeruginosa NIES-2549, a single genomic window includes:
- the sppA gene encoding signal peptide peptidase SppA: MVWPFKPKTRKQIARIEITGAIASDTRKRVLKALEIVKERQYPALLLRIDSPGGTVGDSQEIYEALKRLQKTTKIIASFGNISASGGVYIGMGANYIMANPGTITGSIGVILRGNNLERLLDKVGVSFKVIKSGPYKDILSFDRELTDEEERILQDMIDTSYQQFLQTVAGARNLDVNQVKSFADGRIFTGQQALELGVVDRLGTEEDARLWALELAGLPPDKTKCQTIEEPKPLLSRLTGNRSQIPPGLQKTLQRLEFELEVNGQLLWLYRP; the protein is encoded by the coding sequence ATGGTCTGGCCTTTTAAACCGAAAACCCGCAAACAAATCGCTCGAATAGAAATTACAGGTGCAATTGCCTCCGATACCCGCAAAAGGGTCTTAAAAGCCCTAGAAATCGTCAAAGAAAGGCAATATCCCGCCCTACTTCTCCGCATTGACTCCCCCGGGGGAACCGTGGGGGATTCCCAGGAAATTTATGAAGCATTGAAGCGGTTACAAAAAACCACGAAAATAATCGCTAGTTTTGGCAATATTTCCGCCTCTGGTGGCGTTTATATCGGTATGGGGGCTAATTATATTATGGCTAACCCCGGCACGATTACTGGCTCGATCGGTGTTATCCTGAGAGGGAACAATCTGGAAAGATTGTTGGATAAGGTGGGAGTTTCGTTTAAAGTGATTAAATCTGGCCCCTATAAAGATATTCTCTCCTTCGATCGAGAATTAACTGATGAAGAAGAAAGAATTCTCCAAGATATGATCGATACCAGTTATCAGCAATTTCTGCAAACCGTCGCCGGAGCCAGAAATTTAGATGTCAATCAGGTGAAAAGTTTTGCCGATGGGCGCATTTTTACCGGTCAACAGGCGTTAGAATTAGGAGTGGTCGATCGCCTGGGAACCGAGGAAGATGCCCGACTTTGGGCGCTAGAATTGGCAGGATTACCCCCAGATAAAACTAAATGTCAGACTATCGAAGAACCGAAACCCCTCCTCAGTCGTCTGACGGGCAATCGTTCCCAAATACCCCCAGGATTACAAAAAACCCTACAGCGTCTAGAATTTGAATTGGAAGTTAACGGACAACTATTGTGGTTATACCGCCCCTGA
- a CDS encoding DUF4160 domain-containing protein — MESFNLDGLDLFFNSHDHWPPHFHVRKPGQWEIRVFFLLCNQENGLNFQVKWPANAKISSKEKKQILDHVLANRSTLLIEWEAKVCTWEN; from the coding sequence GTGGAATCCTTTAATTTAGATGGCTTAGATCTGTTTTTCAATTCTCACGATCATTGGCCACCTCATTTTCATGTTCGTAAACCGGGCCAATGGGAAATTAGAGTTTTTTTCTTACTTTGTAATCAAGAAAATGGTCTAAATTTTCAGGTGAAATGGCCCGCCAATGCCAAAATATCTAGTAAGGAAAAAAAGCAAATACTCGACCACGTTTTAGCCAATCGTTCTACACTCCTGATTGAATGGGAGGCAAAGGTCTGTACCTGGGAGAATTAA
- a CDS encoding DUF2442 domain-containing protein, whose product MLNKPEITVIIEDKEIYNFLPEFQSVQILSLPDLKNIDSLKNIFICTSLNGLKSVSDIARNANDKHHLRGLFIRADIDSICLPQLFKRANLRTLRNTLVYRDFTLPTRVINAWSWGAQEHLIATALVIEESLLISRCDLNELEIPFASMPALQRIPLEEREKFIIAEDGSYIHWPVVDIHLDIEAFLSVIEPKAKQKFAAIKLKHDQIFGRAIASLRKQHQLRQSDIIGVSERQVRRIEQGEGTKVETLNLFAQAHKMELNDYLDAVAGLIDNTSVDLLQS is encoded by the coding sequence ATGTTAAATAAGCCAGAAATTACTGTTATAATTGAGGATAAAGAAATTTATAATTTCTTGCCAGAGTTTCAATCTGTGCAGATTCTTTCTTTACCAGATTTAAAGAATATTGATTCTTTAAAAAACATCTTTATTTGTACTTCTTTGAACGGTTTAAAATCAGTGTCAGATATTGCCAGAAATGCTAATGATAAACATCATCTGCGAGGTCTTTTTATCCGAGCAGACATTGATTCTATCTGCTTGCCGCAACTATTTAAACGGGCCAATTTACGCACCCTGCGAAATACCCTCGTTTATCGAGATTTTACTTTACCGACAAGGGTGATTAATGCTTGGAGTTGGGGAGCGCAAGAGCATTTAATCGCCACAGCTTTAGTTATTGAGGAAAGTTTATTAATCAGTCGCTGTGATCTCAATGAGCTAGAAATTCCCTTTGCATCTATGCCAGCTTTACAGCGTATTCCTCTAGAAGAAAGAGAGAAGTTTATCATAGCAGAAGATGGTAGTTATATTCATTGGCCAGTCGTGGACATTCATCTTGATATAGAGGCTTTTTTGAGTGTGATTGAACCAAAAGCAAAACAAAAGTTTGCAGCGATTAAATTAAAACATGATCAGATTTTTGGTCGAGCGATTGCCTCTTTACGCAAACAGCATCAACTGCGACAATCAGATATTATAGGAGTATCCGAGCGTCAAGTGAGACGCATTGAACAGGGAGAAGGAACAAAGGTAGAAACCCTTAATTTATTTGCCCAAGCTCACAAAATGGAACTTAATGATTATCTTGATGCTGTTGCTGGGTTAATCGATAATACTTCAGTAGATTTGCTCCAATCTTAA